The following are encoded together in the Myxococcus xanthus genome:
- the rpsK gene encoding 30S ribosomal protein S11: MADEINTSAAASTGAEGEAPAAKKSKRKGKKNILNGVVHIQSTFNNTIITITDVSGNVISWSSAGARGFKGSRKSTPFAAQVAAGDAAAKAMEHGLKNVSVFVKGPGAGRESALRALAAAGLKINLIRDVTPIPHNGCRQPKRRRV; this comes from the coding sequence ATGGCTGACGAGATCAATACTTCGGCTGCGGCGTCCACGGGCGCCGAGGGCGAGGCCCCTGCCGCGAAGAAGTCGAAGCGCAAGGGCAAGAAGAACATCCTCAACGGCGTGGTCCACATCCAGTCCACGTTCAACAACACCATCATCACGATCACGGACGTGTCCGGGAACGTGATCTCCTGGTCGTCCGCCGGGGCGCGTGGCTTCAAGGGAAGCCGCAAGTCCACCCCGTTCGCGGCGCAGGTGGCCGCTGGCGACGCCGCGGCGAAGGCGATGGAGCACGGCCTGAAGAACGTGTCCGTGTTCGTGAAGGGCCCAGGCGCGGGCCGCGAGTCGGCGCTGCGCGCGCTGGCCGCCGCCGGTCTGAAGATCAACCTCATCCGCGACGTGACGCCCATCCCGCACAACGGATGCCGTCAGCCCAAGCGTCGCCGCGTCTAA
- a CDS encoding tetratricopeptide repeat protein, whose translation MTIRHLRSRPWIRAAVLGVGLLTGCSTTSSNSAKARPTDPLSQARAYLDEHQPTKALRLLTDLHRQTPDDLDVARSLTEAYVKAGQTDAWIAELQKRIAAGERAVDQYMLGLALFSRARDAGAPSVAAFERAATLAPDTAEFHYRLGLAQLESEQYTEALGPLRRATALEPARTAWRLPLAKALHRTGDAPGAVEALGTVVRGQPTAADVTTARALMEQIADPFSGFPKAAEAKLEEGMRYLKDLDAPQHAILAFEEILLDYPDVAVVHALLGLAYQRLDDAGRAVDEFKQAIERAPRDGKNHFYLGELYLARQRPDAARVSFEKAVALHPLLETAWFHLGDIHLERRDLTAARESFTVATALAPEAVAMRGKLALVYQLEGDFAAAERELRRVVEKDPENMEFSLRLGLLYTEQAMKASRPEARKTAASEAERWLMKVLETQPENAVASRALQQLKAQ comes from the coding sequence ATGACCATTCGCCACCTCCGTTCCCGTCCCTGGATTCGCGCCGCGGTACTCGGCGTGGGCCTCCTGACTGGTTGCAGCACCACCTCCTCCAACTCCGCCAAGGCGCGCCCCACTGATCCGCTCTCCCAGGCGCGGGCCTACCTGGACGAGCATCAGCCCACGAAGGCCCTGAGGCTGCTGACGGACCTGCACCGGCAGACGCCGGACGACCTGGACGTGGCGCGCTCGCTCACCGAGGCCTACGTGAAGGCGGGGCAGACGGACGCGTGGATCGCGGAGCTCCAGAAGCGAATCGCGGCGGGTGAGCGCGCGGTCGACCAGTACATGCTGGGCCTCGCCCTCTTCTCACGCGCTCGCGACGCGGGGGCGCCCAGCGTCGCCGCCTTCGAGCGCGCCGCCACCCTGGCACCGGACACCGCGGAGTTCCACTACCGGCTGGGGCTCGCGCAGTTGGAGTCCGAACAGTACACGGAGGCGCTCGGGCCCCTGCGACGCGCCACGGCGTTGGAGCCAGCCCGCACCGCCTGGCGCCTGCCGTTGGCCAAGGCGCTGCACCGCACGGGAGACGCGCCCGGAGCCGTGGAAGCCCTGGGCACGGTGGTGCGGGGCCAGCCCACGGCGGCCGACGTCACCACCGCGCGGGCATTGATGGAGCAGATCGCGGATCCGTTCTCCGGCTTCCCGAAGGCCGCCGAGGCCAAGCTGGAAGAAGGCATGCGCTATCTGAAGGACCTGGATGCGCCCCAACACGCCATCCTCGCCTTCGAGGAGATCCTGCTCGACTACCCGGACGTGGCGGTGGTGCACGCCCTGCTGGGCCTGGCCTACCAACGCCTGGATGACGCGGGTCGCGCGGTGGATGAGTTCAAGCAGGCCATCGAACGCGCCCCCCGCGACGGCAAGAACCACTTCTATCTGGGCGAGCTCTACCTGGCGCGCCAGCGCCCCGACGCGGCCCGAGTCTCCTTCGAGAAAGCCGTGGCGCTCCATCCGCTGCTGGAGACCGCGTGGTTCCACCTGGGTGACATCCACCTGGAGCGCAGGGACCTCACGGCCGCCCGCGAGTCCTTCACCGTGGCCACCGCACTGGCACCGGAAGCCGTGGCTATGCGAGGCAAGCTGGCGCTCGTGTACCAACTGGAAGGTGACTTCGCCGCCGCCGAGCGCGAGCTGCGCCGCGTGGTCGAAAAGGACCCGGAGAACATGGAGTTCAGCCTGCGGCTGGGGTTGCTCTACACCGAGCAGGCGATGAAGGCCTCGCGCCCCGAGGCGCGGAAGACTGCGGCCAGCGAGGCCGAGCGTTGGCTGATGAAGGTGCTGGAGACCCAGCCTGAAAACGCGGTGGCGTCACGCGCGCTTCAGCAACTCAAGGCACAGTAG
- a CDS encoding DNA-directed RNA polymerase subunit alpha — translation MADTFVAKNWRDLIKPRRMEVDQDSATPTYGKFVAEPLERGFGTTLGNSLRRVLLSSLQGAAITTVKIEGVDHEFTTIPEVSEDVTDVVLNLKEVLLRMHTNETKTLRIEAEGPKEVKAGDIITDPDTEILNPGHHICTISEGGKLRMELTCRRGRGYTPANVNKVAGSPIGTIPIDSLFSPIRKVNYQVTNARVGQVTDFDKLSLEVWTDGSVSPQDAVAYAAKIIKEQLTVFVNFDETEEPVVAEAPKEEAKLNENLFRSVDELELSVRSANCLQQANIKSIGDLVQRTEAEMLKTKNFGRKSLKEIKEILAEMGLSLGMKLENWPPKQAPAPAQPKA, via the coding sequence ATGGCTGATACGTTCGTTGCGAAGAACTGGCGTGACCTGATCAAGCCCCGTCGCATGGAGGTGGATCAGGACAGCGCCACCCCCACTTACGGTAAGTTCGTCGCGGAGCCGCTCGAGCGCGGTTTCGGTACGACGCTGGGCAACTCGCTCCGCCGGGTGCTGCTGTCGTCGCTGCAGGGCGCCGCCATCACCACCGTCAAGATTGAAGGCGTGGACCATGAGTTCACGACCATCCCCGAGGTGTCCGAGGACGTCACGGACGTCGTGCTGAACCTGAAGGAAGTCCTCCTTCGGATGCACACGAACGAGACGAAGACGCTCCGCATCGAGGCGGAGGGCCCCAAGGAGGTCAAGGCCGGTGACATCATCACCGACCCGGACACCGAGATCCTCAACCCGGGCCACCACATCTGCACCATCTCCGAGGGCGGCAAGCTCCGCATGGAGCTGACCTGCCGCCGCGGCCGTGGTTACACGCCGGCCAACGTGAACAAGGTCGCCGGTTCGCCCATCGGCACCATCCCCATCGACTCGCTGTTCTCGCCCATCCGCAAGGTGAACTACCAGGTCACCAACGCGCGCGTCGGTCAGGTCACGGACTTCGACAAGCTGTCGCTCGAGGTCTGGACGGACGGCTCCGTGTCTCCACAGGACGCGGTGGCGTACGCGGCGAAGATCATCAAGGAGCAGCTCACCGTCTTCGTGAACTTCGACGAGACGGAGGAGCCCGTCGTCGCCGAGGCGCCGAAGGAAGAGGCGAAGCTGAACGAGAACCTGTTCCGCTCGGTGGATGAGCTCGAGCTGTCGGTCCGCTCGGCGAACTGCCTGCAGCAGGCGAACATCAAGTCCATTGGCGACCTCGTGCAGCGCACCGAGGCCGAGATGCTCAAGACGAAGAACTTCGGCCGCAAGTCTCTGAAGGAGATCAAGGAGATCCTCGCGGAGATGGGCTTGTCGCTGGGCATGAAGCTGGAGAACTGGCCGCCGAAGCAGGCGCCGGCTCCCGCGCAGCCGAAGGCGTAG
- a CDS encoding deoxynucleoside kinase: MARKKFIAIAGNIGAGKTELTSFLCRKYGLTPSFEPNDQNPYLADFYKDMKTWAFRSQLFFLTHKFRLHRELERTSGTVLQDRTLYEDAEIFAKNLHRQRLIDKRDWKTYCELYETISESLRPPDLMIYLRCPVQTIRERIRIRGRAMERDIPTRYLQRLNALYEEWFEGYRLSPVLVLPTDKLDYLTNLVDRVDLFRQIEKHL; encoded by the coding sequence GTGGCCAGGAAAAAGTTCATCGCCATCGCGGGCAACATCGGCGCCGGAAAGACGGAGCTGACGTCCTTCCTCTGCCGGAAGTACGGGTTGACGCCCTCCTTCGAACCCAACGACCAGAACCCCTATCTGGCGGACTTCTACAAGGACATGAAGACGTGGGCGTTCCGCTCACAGCTCTTCTTCTTGACGCACAAGTTCCGCCTGCACCGGGAGCTGGAGCGCACCTCGGGGACGGTGCTTCAGGACCGCACCCTCTATGAGGACGCGGAGATTTTCGCCAAGAACCTCCACCGGCAGCGGCTCATCGACAAGCGGGACTGGAAGACGTACTGCGAGCTGTACGAGACGATTTCGGAGTCGTTGCGGCCCCCCGACCTGATGATCTACCTCCGCTGCCCAGTGCAGACGATTCGTGAGCGCATCCGCATCCGTGGCCGGGCCATGGAGCGGGACATCCCCACCCGCTACCTGCAGCGCCTCAATGCCCTCTATGAGGAGTGGTTCGAGGGCTACCGCCTGTCGCCGGTGCTCGTGCTTCCCACGGACAAGCTCGACTATTTGACCAACCTGGTGGACCGCGTGGACCTCTTCCGGCAGATCGAGAAGCACCTGTGA
- a CDS encoding lysophospholipid acyltransferase family protein: MRKLFCIFVAGVWTLFCFPLAILAMLLTLNPSRSVWVARELWSPVLLWAGGAKLEVIGQENVDPNRPTIYVANHQSTIDIPAHFLAVPIPFRYVAKTQLKWVPLIGWYLALAGHVFINRSNRSKAIASLNAAAAKIRGGTSIFLYPEGTRSTDGRVLPFKKGPFALALKARVPVCPVTIEGSGDLMPKSTWNITPGPIRVKIGKPIDTTTFAENDREGLARAVRAVIIADSLSLGGKGGDVDDAVAAAGAEGVSDARARALSSP, from the coding sequence ATGCGCAAGCTCTTTTGCATTTTCGTGGCGGGCGTCTGGACGCTCTTCTGTTTCCCCCTTGCCATCTTGGCGATGCTGCTCACGCTCAACCCATCGCGCTCCGTCTGGGTGGCGCGCGAGCTCTGGTCGCCCGTGCTGCTGTGGGCAGGGGGCGCGAAGCTGGAAGTCATCGGCCAGGAGAACGTGGACCCGAATCGGCCCACCATCTACGTGGCCAACCACCAGTCCACCATCGACATCCCGGCGCACTTCCTGGCCGTCCCCATCCCTTTCCGCTACGTCGCCAAGACGCAGCTCAAGTGGGTGCCCCTTATCGGCTGGTACCTCGCGCTCGCAGGCCACGTTTTCATCAACCGGTCCAACCGCTCCAAGGCCATCGCCTCGCTCAACGCGGCAGCGGCCAAGATTCGCGGCGGCACCAGCATCTTCCTGTATCCGGAAGGCACCCGCTCGACGGACGGCCGCGTCCTGCCCTTCAAGAAGGGCCCCTTCGCCCTGGCGCTGAAGGCCCGCGTCCCCGTCTGCCCCGTCACCATCGAGGGCTCCGGCGACCTGATGCCCAAGTCCACCTGGAACATCACCCCCGGTCCCATCCGCGTGAAGATTGGCAAGCCCATCGACACGACCACGTTCGCCGAGAACGACCGCGAAGGGCTGGCCCGAGCCGTCCGCGCCGTCATCATCGCGGACAGCCTGTCCCTCGGGGGCAAGGGCGGCGACGTGGATGACGCCGTGGCCGCCGCGGGCGCCGAGGGCGTCAGCGACGCGCGCGCCCGAGCCCTCTCCTCCCCCTGA
- the rplQ gene encoding 50S ribosomal protein L17, whose protein sequence is MRHKVGQRKLHRSTSHRLAMLNNMVTSLLEHQAIRTTLPKAKEARKIAERIITLGKRGGLANVRLAARTVKDRDVLQKVFGEYKDRYASRPGGYTRIVRLGFRRGDAAEMALLELVDRPEKAAPVDTEAAAPAEETKAE, encoded by the coding sequence ATGCGCCATAAGGTCGGACAGAGGAAGCTTCACCGCAGCACGAGCCACCGGCTCGCGATGCTCAACAACATGGTGACCTCGCTGCTGGAGCACCAGGCCATCCGCACCACGCTTCCCAAGGCCAAGGAGGCCCGGAAGATCGCGGAGCGGATCATCACCCTGGGCAAGCGTGGCGGCCTCGCCAACGTTCGCCTGGCGGCTCGTACGGTCAAGGACCGCGACGTGCTGCAGAAGGTGTTCGGCGAGTACAAGGACCGGTACGCCAGCCGTCCCGGTGGCTACACCCGCATCGTTCGGCTCGGCTTCCGCCGGGGCGACGCCGCGGAGATGGCCCTCCTGGAGCTCGTGGACCGGCCGGAGAAGGCCGCTCCCGTCGACACCGAGGCGGCTGCGCCTGCGGAAGAGACGAAGGCGGAGTAG
- the rpsM gene encoding 30S ribosomal protein S13 translates to MARIAGIDLPPNKRAVISLQYIYGIGNKSAQDIIAAAGIDPTTRTKDLTEEQARKIREIIEASYKVEGDLRREVTMNIKRLMDLGCYRGLRHRKGLPVRGQRTHTNARTRKGPKRGIVRAKPAAPAR, encoded by the coding sequence ATGGCTCGTATCGCCGGCATCGATCTGCCGCCCAACAAGCGCGCGGTGATCTCGCTCCAGTACATCTACGGGATCGGCAACAAGTCCGCGCAAGACATCATTGCTGCGGCGGGCATCGATCCCACGACCCGGACCAAGGACCTCACCGAGGAGCAGGCCCGCAAGATCCGCGAGATCATCGAGGCCAGCTACAAGGTGGAGGGCGACCTCCGGCGCGAAGTCACCATGAACATCAAGCGGCTGATGGACCTGGGTTGCTACCGGGGTCTTCGTCACCGCAAGGGCCTGCCGGTTCGTGGCCAGCGGACCCACACCAACGCGCGTACCCGCAAGGGTCCGAAGCGGGGCATCGTCCGGGCGAAGCCGGCAGCTCCGGCCCGGTAA
- the infA gene encoding translation initiation factor IF-1, whose product MPKDDSIEVEGTVMEPLPNAMFRVVLDNGHKVLAHISGKMRMHFIRILPGDKVKVELSPYDLTRGRITYRAK is encoded by the coding sequence TTGCCGAAGGATGATTCCATCGAAGTCGAGGGGACCGTGATGGAGCCCCTCCCGAACGCGATGTTCCGCGTGGTGCTGGACAACGGCCACAAGGTGCTCGCGCACATCTCGGGCAAGATGAGGATGCACTTCATCCGCATCCTCCCGGGTGACAAGGTGAAGGTCGAACTGTCTCCGTACGACCTGACGCGCGGGCGGATCACGTACCGGGCGAAGTAG
- a CDS encoding DUF2314 domain-containing protein, translated as MMEVYLLATEQEGPAPLDALRTSFANDEVEFTPDADGEGFTLRADGSEVLVRLTRGSEGLPRFRKEVFSGSPDAFERLGRAKAYYHLSVEPGGAQPTLPVFEALWAVRTLLEHVQGVLVDLTAFKLHEPDDVAEITELDFDIRDHVHLHAVEATEGDTPLWVHSHGMEKFGARDLEIFHLAEKDLLAAESFLHELCTDLAFGQGPALRTQVGTSEGQVFTLVPSEEARANLLGVPLDTFEGHEGLFLTVVSPLGRHNTSQLLEPYRERFEKEPEEQTQAMRREAQLVLPSFLARFQRKGLMEPLTFLVRAPFDTHPEGNTVTENLWLEVMGRDEGSVVGKLVDGAVHTTEWRKGAHVEVAETQVNALAISREGRALDERELRELLNAERPM; from the coding sequence GTGATGGAGGTCTACCTGCTGGCGACGGAGCAGGAGGGCCCGGCTCCCCTCGATGCACTGCGCACGTCCTTCGCGAACGATGAGGTGGAGTTCACCCCGGACGCGGACGGCGAGGGTTTCACCCTGCGGGCGGACGGCTCCGAGGTGCTGGTGCGTCTGACGCGGGGCTCCGAGGGACTGCCGCGCTTCCGCAAGGAGGTGTTCAGCGGCAGCCCGGATGCCTTCGAGCGGCTGGGGCGCGCCAAGGCCTACTACCACCTGTCCGTGGAGCCGGGCGGGGCGCAGCCCACGCTGCCTGTTTTCGAGGCCCTGTGGGCCGTGCGCACGCTGCTGGAGCACGTGCAGGGCGTGCTGGTGGACCTCACCGCCTTCAAGCTCCACGAGCCCGACGACGTGGCGGAAATCACGGAGCTGGACTTCGACATCCGCGACCATGTCCACCTCCATGCCGTGGAGGCGACGGAGGGGGACACGCCCCTGTGGGTGCACTCGCACGGGATGGAGAAGTTCGGGGCCCGGGACCTGGAAATCTTCCACCTGGCCGAGAAGGACCTGCTGGCCGCGGAGAGCTTCCTTCACGAGCTGTGCACCGACCTGGCCTTTGGACAGGGGCCGGCGCTGCGCACCCAGGTGGGTACCAGCGAGGGGCAGGTCTTCACGCTCGTGCCCTCGGAAGAGGCCCGCGCCAACCTGCTGGGCGTCCCCCTGGACACCTTCGAGGGCCATGAGGGGCTCTTCCTCACCGTGGTGTCCCCGCTGGGCCGGCACAACACGTCCCAGCTCCTGGAGCCCTACCGTGAGCGCTTCGAGAAGGAGCCGGAGGAGCAGACCCAGGCCATGCGGCGGGAGGCCCAACTGGTGCTCCCGTCCTTCCTGGCGCGCTTCCAGCGCAAGGGCCTGATGGAGCCGCTCACCTTCCTGGTGCGTGCTCCTTTCGATACCCATCCCGAAGGGAACACCGTCACGGAGAACCTGTGGCTGGAGGTCATGGGCCGGGACGAGGGCTCCGTGGTGGGCAAGCTCGTTGATGGCGCGGTGCATACAACCGAGTGGCGCAAGGGTGCCCACGTAGAGGTCGCGGAGACCCAGGTCAATGCGCTGGCCATCAGCCGGGAAGGCCGGGCGTTGGACGAGCGGGAACTCCGTGAACTCCTGAACGCCGAACGGCCGATGTAG
- a CDS encoding adenylate kinase codes for MNLILLGPPNAGKGTQAKRLFADFQIPQISTGDILRKAVAEGTELGRVAGPLMAAGQYVPDDVVIGIVEERLKEADVAKGFVLDGFPRTPGQADALDKMLGRLGKQLSAVISLEVPHAKLVERGSGRRVCPVDGSVYHVYQSPPKRAGYCDKCNTGLVQRPDDMPEVIEKRLQKYDSETAPLKAFYEKKGLLKSVDGVGTPEGIYEEIKAAAGKA; via the coding sequence ATGAACCTGATCCTGTTGGGGCCGCCGAACGCGGGGAAGGGCACGCAGGCGAAGCGACTGTTCGCCGACTTCCAGATCCCCCAGATCTCCACCGGAGACATCCTCCGCAAGGCAGTCGCGGAGGGCACGGAGCTGGGCAGGGTGGCCGGCCCGCTGATGGCCGCCGGGCAGTACGTCCCGGACGACGTCGTGATTGGCATCGTCGAGGAGCGCCTCAAGGAGGCGGACGTGGCCAAGGGCTTCGTCCTGGACGGCTTTCCGCGCACGCCGGGCCAGGCGGACGCGTTGGACAAGATGCTGGGGCGCCTGGGCAAGCAGCTGAGCGCCGTCATCTCGCTCGAGGTGCCGCACGCGAAGCTGGTGGAGCGCGGCTCCGGCCGGCGGGTCTGCCCGGTGGACGGCAGCGTCTACCACGTCTACCAGAGCCCGCCGAAGCGGGCGGGGTACTGTGACAAGTGCAATACCGGGCTTGTCCAGCGCCCGGATGATATGCCCGAGGTCATCGAGAAGCGCCTTCAGAAGTACGACTCGGAGACGGCGCCGCTGAAGGCCTTCTATGAGAAGAAGGGTCTGCTCAAGAGCGTGGACGGCGTGGGCACGCCCGAGGGCATCTACGAGGAGATCAAGGCCGCTGCGGGCAAGGCCTGA
- a CDS encoding DMT family transporter, with translation MSTPTTAVVPAPSRGISASDLAIVGVVIAWGTNYTVVKEAMETLPPLAFMSLRFTIAALAMGALLLGVEGWKPLPRPVFLKLLGLGLVGNTVYQVCFIVGLANTSVANSGMLTAVTPVLVATLGAVFGVDRLTRPLIAALALGVVGMLLVLGGRGASEHGASLIGDGLIVGASLCWAIYTVGIRTVGPEVSALRITAISMLTGAPGVVLVGVPELLRLETENIRAGAWAGVVYSALVPLVLAYFTWGRTVQKVGSSRAGLYNTGIPVVAALTAWAVRGEQPTWMQVLGAGLVLSGVLLSRRKS, from the coding sequence GTGTCCACGCCCACCACCGCCGTTGTGCCCGCCCCCTCACGCGGCATCTCCGCGTCCGACCTGGCCATCGTCGGCGTCGTGATTGCCTGGGGCACCAACTACACAGTGGTGAAGGAGGCGATGGAGACGCTCCCTCCCCTGGCCTTCATGTCGCTGCGCTTCACCATCGCGGCGTTGGCCATGGGCGCGCTGCTCCTCGGCGTCGAAGGCTGGAAGCCGCTTCCGCGCCCGGTGTTCCTCAAGCTGCTGGGGCTCGGGCTGGTGGGCAACACCGTGTACCAGGTGTGCTTCATCGTCGGCTTGGCGAACACCTCGGTGGCGAACAGCGGGATGCTGACAGCGGTGACGCCGGTGCTGGTGGCCACGCTTGGCGCCGTGTTCGGCGTGGATCGGCTCACCCGCCCGCTCATCGCGGCACTGGCGCTGGGCGTGGTGGGGATGCTGCTGGTGCTGGGGGGACGCGGCGCGTCCGAACATGGAGCGTCCTTGATTGGCGACGGGCTCATCGTCGGCGCGAGCCTCTGCTGGGCCATCTACACGGTGGGCATCCGCACCGTGGGTCCGGAGGTGTCCGCGCTGCGCATCACCGCCATCAGCATGCTCACGGGCGCACCGGGCGTGGTGCTCGTGGGCGTGCCCGAGCTGCTGCGGCTGGAGACCGAGAACATCCGCGCCGGCGCCTGGGCGGGCGTCGTGTACTCGGCGCTGGTGCCGCTGGTGCTCGCGTACTTCACCTGGGGCCGCACCGTGCAGAAGGTGGGCAGCAGCCGCGCGGGGCTCTACAACACGGGCATCCCCGTGGTGGCCGCCCTCACGGCGTGGGCCGTGCGTGGAGAGCAGCCCACCTGGATGCAGGTGCTCGGAGCGGGGCTCGTCCTCTCCGGCGTGCTGCTCAGCCGGCGGAAGTCGTAG
- a CDS encoding sigma-54-dependent Fis family transcriptional regulator: protein MPALLLLTGPSAGRRHDVLAEATIGRSPSCEIPLDDHQVSRKHALISVLDGQARIRDLRSRNGTFVNGERLVDEVVLKPGDQVRVGVTTALFEPPPVTLVADGPEKMGQVPIEEVLPHVGAAAAMYSAGIALLGATSGALVLRRLADEVAHALNADRAAALLGSSDGLLTAAVAGAEALTMPRALAQAALERKELVQTDDVLCAPLVASGGMPFGVLYVTRAEPKFSEGEGQLLAALGRLGGEAYTTVRSRVDAEPPVAALSGTSRPLRALLELARRVAASAAPVVIHGEPGVGKALLARFVHARSPRALGPFIVVDCREPADAVEEALFGRASAPGQPPVVSALLRADGGSLVLLHVESLARPASERLARALARRSAPARQGGEEPVDVRVLATAPASVSLLAARGDVEASLARALSGFELDAPPIRERRADVLPLLEQFAARAARRIRKEPPTLSPEARRLLTEYGWPQNLRELELVGERLGLLYAASRVGALQLPPEFQEGGDEGAKTLQGRVARLERDAIAEALREASGKKVRAAALLGISRPTLDKKIEEYGLAVERGRRE from the coding sequence ATGCCCGCCCTCCTGCTGCTCACCGGTCCTTCCGCGGGGCGTCGTCACGACGTGCTCGCGGAGGCGACGATTGGCCGCAGTCCCTCGTGTGAAATCCCGCTGGATGACCATCAGGTCTCCCGCAAGCACGCGCTGATTTCCGTTCTCGACGGGCAGGCGCGCATCCGCGACTTGCGCTCGCGCAACGGGACGTTCGTCAACGGCGAGCGCCTCGTGGATGAGGTGGTGCTCAAGCCCGGTGACCAGGTGCGCGTGGGCGTGACGACGGCCCTCTTCGAGCCGCCCCCGGTGACCCTGGTGGCCGATGGGCCGGAGAAGATGGGGCAGGTGCCCATCGAGGAAGTGCTGCCTCACGTGGGCGCGGCGGCGGCGATGTACTCGGCGGGCATCGCCCTGCTGGGCGCGACGAGTGGCGCCCTGGTGCTGCGGCGCCTGGCGGATGAGGTCGCGCACGCACTCAATGCCGACCGCGCGGCCGCGCTGCTGGGCAGCAGTGATGGCTTGCTCACCGCGGCGGTGGCGGGCGCGGAGGCGCTGACGATGCCGCGCGCGCTGGCGCAGGCCGCGCTGGAGCGCAAGGAGTTGGTCCAGACGGATGACGTCCTCTGCGCGCCCCTGGTCGCCTCAGGCGGCATGCCCTTCGGCGTGCTGTACGTGACGCGGGCGGAGCCGAAGTTCAGTGAGGGCGAGGGCCAGTTGCTCGCGGCGCTGGGACGGTTGGGGGGCGAGGCCTACACCACCGTGCGCTCCCGCGTGGATGCGGAGCCGCCCGTGGCCGCGCTCTCCGGGACGTCCCGGCCGCTGCGGGCCTTGCTGGAGCTGGCGCGCCGGGTGGCCGCCAGCGCCGCGCCGGTGGTGATTCATGGCGAGCCGGGCGTGGGCAAGGCGCTGCTGGCTCGCTTCGTCCATGCGCGTTCGCCTCGGGCCCTGGGGCCTTTCATCGTGGTGGACTGCCGGGAGCCGGCCGATGCCGTGGAGGAGGCGCTGTTCGGCAGGGCCAGCGCGCCCGGGCAGCCGCCTGTCGTATCCGCGCTGCTGCGCGCGGATGGGGGCTCGCTGGTGCTGCTCCACGTGGAGTCGCTCGCGCGGCCTGCTTCGGAGCGGCTGGCGAGGGCCCTGGCGCGCCGTTCAGCGCCCGCGCGGCAAGGCGGCGAGGAGCCCGTGGACGTTCGGGTGCTGGCCACCGCGCCCGCGTCGGTGTCGTTGCTGGCGGCGCGCGGCGACGTGGAGGCCTCGTTGGCTCGGGCGCTGTCGGGCTTCGAGTTGGACGCCCCGCCCATCCGCGAGCGGCGCGCGGACGTGCTGCCGCTGCTGGAGCAGTTCGCGGCGCGCGCGGCCCGCCGGATTCGCAAGGAGCCACCGACGCTCAGTCCCGAGGCCCGGCGGCTGCTGACGGAGTACGGGTGGCCGCAGAACCTGCGGGAGCTGGAGCTGGTGGGGGAGCGCCTGGGCCTGCTGTACGCGGCGAGCCGAGTGGGCGCGCTGCAACTGCCCCCGGAGTTCCAGGAGGGCGGCGACGAGGGCGCGAAGACGTTGCAGGGACGCGTGGCCCGGCTGGAGCGCGATGCCATCGCCGAGGCCCTGCGCGAGGCGTCGGGAAAGAAGGTCCGCGCCGCGGCGCTGCTCGGCATCAGCCGGCCCACGCTGGACAAGAAGATTGAGGAGTACGGGCTCGCGGTGGAGCGGGGGCGCCGGGAGTGA
- the rpsD gene encoding 30S ribosomal protein S4 — protein MARYTASACRICRRENLKMYLKGDRCYTDKCAIERRPYPPGQHGQGRVKFSGYGVQLREKQKVKRMYGLLENQFRGYYHRASAAKGKTGDNLLQQLELRLDNVVFRMGFADTRNEARQLVRHGHFQVNGRKVNIPSFAVKPGTAVEVVEKSRKVLRISEALETVDRRGIPQWISLDKKAFKGTVTTVPNREDLTMPISEQLIVELYSK, from the coding sequence ATGGCTCGTTACACTGCCAGCGCCTGCCGTATCTGCCGGCGCGAAAACCTGAAGATGTACCTCAAGGGCGACCGTTGCTACACGGACAAGTGCGCCATTGAGCGCCGCCCCTATCCCCCGGGTCAGCACGGCCAGGGCCGCGTGAAGTTCTCCGGCTACGGCGTGCAGCTGCGCGAGAAGCAGAAGGTCAAGCGCATGTACGGCCTGCTAGAGAACCAGTTCCGCGGCTACTACCACCGCGCGTCCGCCGCCAAGGGCAAGACGGGCGACAACCTCCTGCAGCAGCTGGAGCTTCGTCTGGACAACGTGGTGTTCCGCATGGGCTTCGCGGACACGCGCAACGAGGCGCGCCAGCTGGTGCGTCACGGTCACTTCCAGGTGAACGGCCGCAAGGTGAACATCCCCTCGTTCGCCGTGAAGCCGGGCACCGCGGTGGAGGTGGTGGAGAAGAGCCGCAAGGTGCTCCGCATCTCCGAGGCGCTGGAGACGGTGGACCGCCGTGGCATTCCGCAGTGGATCTCCCTGGACAAGAAGGCGTTCAAGGGCACGGTCACCACGGTTCCGAACCGTGAGGATCTGACGATGCCCATCTCCGAGCAGCTCATCGTCGAGCTCTACTCGAAGTAA
- the rpmJ gene encoding 50S ribosomal protein L36 encodes MKVRASVKKICDKCKIVRRKGIVRIICASNPRHKQRQG; translated from the coding sequence ATGAAGGTACGGGCGTCCGTCAAGAAGATCTGCGACAAGTGCAAGATTGTTCGCCGTAAGGGAATCGTGCGCATCATTTGCGCCTCCAACCCCCGGCACAAGCAGCGCCAGGGCTAA